One region of Paralichthys olivaceus isolate ysfri-2021 chromosome 12, ASM2471397v2, whole genome shotgun sequence genomic DNA includes:
- the kif26ab gene encoding kinesin-like protein KIF26A isoform X3: MAALPTTSFLPQPSRFTMSSSSVRAKQLSKGQTITHSVLPLGERRRVPGWSQSPSVSSGPSVQVTVAGGQITGSLNSVTIQAQQYLEGMWSISRVNNFLPQPKLAAGLTGDPVMVVTASEAPVTTMTTTTSSSSSSSSSSTLTPCRLGSSSQPGLPAPVYVTAASPSPSSSAAASFFIRAAQKLNLSSKRKKHQPSLLHPQEPSIYPTNFSGILQVSPPPAPPCLLRAVSKVKENPGMGKVKVMMRICPSLEAADSSESQSFLKVDSRKKQLTLYDPASSPPHSSSGHRRSATVAVPKIFAFDAVFTQDASQAEVCSGTVAEVIQSVVNGADGCIFCFGQVKLGKTYTMIGKDSSTQNLGIVPCAISWLFKLINERKEKTGTRFSIRVSAVEIFGKDEELKDLLSEVSSGSLQEGQSLGIHLREDPICGTQLQNQSELRAPTAEKAAFYLDAAIAARSTSTPSADEEDRRNSHMLFTLHIYQYRMEKSGKGGMSGGRSRLHLIDLGSCEKVLSKSREGGGGQCLSLNALGNVIMALTNGAKHVPYRDSKLTMLLRESLGNINCRTTMIAHISDSPANYADSLTTIQLASRIHRMRKKKSKYASSSSGGESSCEEGRIRRPPHLRPFHPRTVALDPELPSLLSDPDYSSSSEQSCDTVIYVGPGGTAISDRELSDNEGPPAFVPIIPSLNKRRSAKDGPLDRDQFFKCNTFAELQERLECIDGSEEPTAFVGEGKRSQPSPKTDKSKESQGAVSPKTVANISYNPEDLSPKQSPKHVATQPSCSPTSKSKLETIKRQFIPAERVVPESVQNVCRTSADGEKALVSESQISTNKLSTAAEPNSEPVVREKVFFNKKALPRPAPPPSEQRENADNEERSSTRLPPVGMSHQAVKRRDPCTSPLLRAPVEVCQVRSTLRERCLDRDILRATVTLQQPVELNGEDELVFTVVEELSIGSIVDQGRPTSIISFNSDCSLQALASGSRPVSIISSINDEFDAYTSAMGGSEVNIAVATPLQEGAMDSRGSSISSWLSEVSVCTLESEGAHSTDVFLPQAKHMGPEATFYFDSLDMFHCVSSPRDAKNSLNDSGFSFSELDSDSAASSKLSLSKCPPSPESAKGTLRFTSKITKTHSLSSSQLPQAHSIVHSSLPRKIKPTSSISHSSSSSSSSREPQRLEAKQEDPWQRNDNHSEPQFSDSSSTSRFPRNLPSGIPSSKTSNNSNSVPRPPKVQGSTSSQRVVDGCEKSASKNPPSKMPQLRRGATTLGTVPVIHSSTDYKGTHDIVASAISLKFSSLGKNNKANSQRASNLPKPGCISPPPPPVRKSSLDHKTKSLLPQSALKSPYGDAGRASGARSAVSEDELDVRHRADSTSFKTSSLNTAKVTSSLKVRGPRGEAGHHYGSQMSLERCESLSLSGSRTALSRENSGASLGSNKSNKSIPRFGVPNSSSAPIATCPSSPSGGNTTKSGQVKASVNPRTLGAVSGSKARSLSANHSKGLSSSNKSLSAPVTRNTNANLPPSGRTSAPRTTAAVSSKPGRGTIMGTKQAMRAANSRVSELATGNILGKHMKASGDSDSGNDSGVNVSEDKSTIAMLPSPYSKITAPRRPQRYSSGHGSDNSSVLSGELPPAMGRTALFYHSGGSSGYESMIRDSEATGSASSAHDSMSESGMSSSGRTRGSKYPKKRANGFQRRRLIPAPLPDTSTLGKKVGTAGQWVDLPPMSGPLKEPFEIKVYEIDDVERLQRRRQEETAEQPFQDVDKGLLYFNSKLKILERRQQQVKDLRVKHEVLLEELEDTKTRLMMDPCKWIGEFEVDQSLDKESPEYLEALAQATEELEFCVNLCKSRVMMVTCFDISMSSTSLSGTQEGLREVEV; the protein is encoded by the exons GGCAGCTCAGAAGCTGAATCTGTCCTCCAAGCGCAAGAAGCACCAGCCCTCGCTGCTCCACCCACAGGAGCCCTCCATCTACCCCACCAACTTCAGTGGAATCCTGCAGGTCTCGCCGCCCCCCGCCCCGCCATGCCTGCTCCGAGCCGTGTCCAAAGTAAAAGAGAACCCAGGGATGGGAAAG gTGAAAGTGATGATGCGTATCTGTCCGTCTCTGGAGGCGGCAGACTCCTCAGAGTCTCAGTCTTTTTTGAAAGTGGACAGTAGGAAGAAGCAGCTGACCCTCTACGATCCCGCGTCCAGCCCGCCACACTCCAGTTCAGGACACAGGCGATCTGCCACCGTGGCCGTCCCAAAGATATTCGCCTTCGATGCTGTTTTCACCCAGGATGCCTCACAA gcTGAGGTGTGCTCAGGGACCGTCGCCGAGGTCATCCAGTCGGTGGTGAACGGCGCAGACGGCTGCATCTTCTGCTTTGGCCAAGTCAAGCTCG GAAAGACATACACCATGATCGGCAAAGACAGCTCCACTCAGAACCTCGGCATCGTGCCCTGTGCCATTTCCTGGCTCTTCAAGCTCATCAACGAGCGCAAGGAGAAGACGGGCACGCGCTTCTCCATCCGAGTGTCCGCTGTGGAAATCTTCGGGAAAGATGAGGAGCTGAAGGACCTGCTGTCAGAGGTGTCAAGCGGCAGCCTGCAGGAGGGCCAGTCCCTGGGTATCCACCTGAGAGAGGATCCCATCTGTGGCACTCAG CTCCAGAATCAGAGCGAGCTCCGCGCCCCAACAGCTGAGAAGGCCGCCTTCTACCTGGATGCAGCCATCGCCGCGCGCAGCACCAGTACACCAAGTGCAGATGAGGAGGACCGACGCAACTCTCACATGCTTTTCACTCTGCACATTTACCAGTACCGCATGGAGAAGAGCGGCAAGGGAGGAA TGTCGGGTGGACGGAGCAGGCTGCACCTCATCGACCTGGGAAGTTGTGAAAAGGTCCTGAGtaagagcagagagggaggaggaggccagTGTCTCTCTCTAAACGCTCTGGGAAATGTCATCATGGCTTTAACAAATGGAGCAAAGCATGTCCCCTACAG GGACAGCAAACTGACAATGTTGTTAAGGGAGTCCCTTGGCAACATCAACTGCAGAACGACCATGATCGCCCACATCTCCGACTCCCCTGCCAACTACGCCGACTCACTCACCACCATCCAGCTGGCATCACGGATCCACCgcatgaggaagaaaaaatcCAAG TATGCATCCAGTTCATCTGGAGGGGAGAGCTCTTGTGAGGAAGGGAGGATCCGCCGGCCGCCTCACCTCAGGCCCTTCCACCCTCGGACAGTAGCCCTGGACCCAGAGCTGCCCTCTCTGCTGAGTGACCCGGACTACTCCTCCAGTAGTGAACAGTCCTGTGATACTGTCATTTACGTGGGGCCGGGGGGAACTGCAATCTCAGACCGAGAGCTCAGTGACAATGAAGGCCCCCCTGCCTTTGTTCCAATCATCCCCTCACTGAATAAGAGGAGGTCTGCAAAAGATGGCCCTCTGGACAGAGACCAGTTCTTCAAATGCAACACATttgctgagctgcaggagaggcTAGAGTGTATAGACGGCAGTGAAGAACCCACTGCATTTGTTGGAGAGGGCAAGCGAAGCCAGCCCAGCCCCAAGACTGACAAATCTAAGGAGAGCCAAGGCGCTGTTTCACCAAAGACTGTAGCAAATATTTCTTACAACCCAGAGGACCTCTCACCCAAACAATCTCCTAAACATGTCGCCACACAACCATCCTGCAGTCCCACTAGTAAATCTAAACTTGAAACTATCAAGAGGCAATTCATACCTGCAGAAAGGGTAGTGCCAGAGAGTGTCCAAAATGTATGCAGGACCAGCGCTGATGGTGAGAAGGCCTTGGTTTCTGAAAGCCAGATCAGCACAAACAAACTATCAACGGCTGCAGAGCCAAACTCCGAGCCTGTGGTACGGGAGAAGGTCTTCTTCAACAAGAAAGCCCTGCCAAGGCCTGCTCCACCTCcgtcagagcagagagaaaatgcagATAATGAAGAAAGATCCAGCACCAGATTGCCGCCTGTGGGAATGAGCCACCAAGCCGTGAAAAGGAGGGATCCTTGCACTTCTCCTTTGCTCAGAGCTCCAGTGGAGGTGTGTCAGGTGCGCTCTACCTTGAGGGAGAGGTGTCTGGATCGGGACATCCTCAGAGCCACTGTCACCTTGCAGCAGCCTGTAGAACTAAATGGAGAGGATGAGCTTGTGTTCACTGTGGTAGAGGAGCTGTCTATAGGTAGTATTGTAGATCAGGGGCGGCCAACAAGCATTATCAGCTTCAACAGTGACTGCTCCCTTCAAGCCCTGGCTTCAGGCTCTCGACCTGTCAGCATCATTAGCAGCATCAACGATGAATTTGATGCCTACACATCAGCGATGGGAGGATCAGAGGTGAACATCGCTGTGGCCACACCCCTCCAGGAAGGAGCCATGGATAGCAGGGGTTCATCTATTAGCTCTTGGTTGAGTGAGGTTAGTGTTTGCACCCTAGAGAGCGAAGGAGCTCATTCTACGGATGTCTTCCTTCCTCAAGCCAAACACATGGGACCAGAGGCCACCTTTTACTTTGATTCCCTGGATATGTTCCATTGTGTATCCTCTCCTAGAGATGCCAAGAACTCCTTAAATGACAGTGGGTTTAGTTTTTCTGAATTAGACAGTGATAGTGCTGCCTCAAGCAAACTATCTTTGAGTAAGTGCCCCCCATCTCCTGAATCAGCCAAAGGCACCCtcagattcacatctaaaataacaaaaactcactcactcagttcGTCGCAACTTCCACAGGCCCACTCCATAGTCCACTCTAGTCTACCCAGGAAGATTAAACCTACCTCATCCATCTCTCatagtagtagcagtagcagcagcagtagagaGCCACAGAGGTTAGAGGCTAAGCAGGAGGATCCATGGCAACGTAACGACAACCACTCCGAACCTCAGTTTTCTGActccagcagcaccagcagatTTCCCAGAAACCTTCCTAGTGGTATACCTTCAAGCAAAACAtccaacaacagcaacagtgtACCTCGCCCACCAAAGGTGCAGGGGTCTACCTCATCCCAGAGGGTAGTTGACGGCTGTGAGAAGTCAGCCAGCAAAAACCCACCCAGCAAAATGCCTCAACTAAGACGAGGTGCCACCACCTTGGGGACAGTGCCCGTCATCCATTCCTCCACAGACTACAAGGGAACTCATGACATCGTTGCATCTGCCATAAGCCTTAAATTCTCCTCTCTGGGGAAAAACAACAAGGCCAATTCACAGAGAGCGAGTAATCTCCCAAAACCAGGTTGCATCtcgcctcctccccctccagtgAGAAAGTCCAGTCTTGATCATAAAACTAAGAGCCTGCTACCCCAAAGTGCCTTAAAGTCACCATATGGGGATGCAGGAAGGGCCTCTGGAGCAAGGTCAGCTGTATCAGAGGACGAGCTTGACGTACGGCACAGAGCAGACTCCACCAGTTTCAAAACCTCCAGCCTCAACACAGCCAAAGTCACCTCCAGTCTGAAGGTCAGAGGGCCAAGGGGAGAGGCTGGGCACCATTATGGCAGTCAAATGTCACTGGAGAGGTGTGAAAGCCTGTCTTTATCTGGTTCAAGAACTGCACTTAGTAGGGAGAATAGTGGGGCAAGTTTAGGGAGCAACAAATCCAACAAGTCCATTCCAAGATTTGGTGTTCCTAATTCATCCAGCGCTCCTATAGCTACATGCCCCTCATCCCCAAGTGGAGGGAATACGACCAAATCTGGTCAGGTAAAAGCGTCTGTAAATCCCAGAACATTAGGGGCAGTCAGTGGCAGCAAGGCACGCTCGCTGTCGGCCAACCACTCAAAGGGCCTGAGCTCCTCCAACAAGTCTTTGTCCGCTCCCGTGACCAGAAATACCAACGCCAACCTCCCTCCATCAGGACGGACATCAGCTCCTCGGACCACTGCTGCTGTTAGCAGTAAGCCTGGCAGAGGAACTATCATGGGCACAAAGCAGGCCATGAGGGCCGCTAACAGCCGTGTGAGCGAACTGGCAACAGGCAACATATTAGGGAAGCACATGAAAGCTTCAGGAGATTCAGACAGTGGGAATGACAGTGGGGTGAACGTGAGTGAAGACAAATCTACCATCGCCATGCTGCCCTCCCCATACAGCAAGATTACAGCTCCCAGACGACCTCAGCGCTACAGCAGCGGCCACGGCAGTGACAACAGCAGCGTGCTGAGCGGGGAGCTGCCTCCAGCCATGGGCCGCACGGCCCTGTTCTACCACAGTGGCGGCAGCAGCGGATACGAGAGCATGATCCGAGACAGCGAAGCCACTGGCAGCGCTTCCTCTGCCCACGACTCCATGAGCGAGAGTGGCATGTCATCATCAGGCAGAACAAGGGGCTCAAAGTATCCCAAGAAGAGAGCAAATG GTTTCCAGAGGAGGCGGCTGATCCCGGCCCCCCTGCCAGACACCTCCACCCTGGGGAAGAAGGTGGGCACAGCGGGCCAGTGGGTGGACTTGCCTCCTATGTCTGGACCGCTGAAGGAGCCCTTTGAAATCAAGGTGTATGAGATCGATGATGTGGAACGGCTTCAGAGGCGGCGTCAGGAGGAAACTGCAGAG CAACCATTCCAGGATGTTGACAAG GGCCTGCTGTATTTCAACAGTAAGCTGAAAATACTGGAGAGAAGGCAACAGCAAGTGAAGGACCTGAGAGTAAAGCATGAGGTGTTGTTGGAGGAACTGGAAGACACAAAGACCCGTTTGATGATGGATCCCTGCAAGTGGATAGGAGAGT TTGAGGTGGACCAGAGTTTGGATAAAGAGTCTCCAGAGTATCTGGAGGCCCTGGCACAGGCAACGGAGGAGCTGGAGTTCTGCGTCAACCTATGCAAGTCCCGCGTCATGATGGTGACCTGCTTCGACATCAGCATGTCGTCGACGTCGTTGTCTGGCACGCAGGAGGGACTGCGTGAAGTTGAAGtttga
- the kif26ab gene encoding kinesin-like protein KIF26A isoform X4, whose translation MLHSDSIEPSRRSAPVEKNIAFATMGVKAAQKLNLSSKRKKHQPSLLHPQEPSIYPTNFSGILQVSPPPAPPCLLRAVSKVKENPGMGKVKVMMRICPSLEAADSSESQSFLKVDSRKKQLTLYDPASSPPHSSSGHRRSATVAVPKIFAFDAVFTQDASQAEVCSGTVAEVIQSVVNGADGCIFCFGQVKLGKTYTMIGKDSSTQNLGIVPCAISWLFKLINERKEKTGTRFSIRVSAVEIFGKDEELKDLLSEVSSGSLQEGQSLGIHLREDPICGTQLQNQSELRAPTAEKAAFYLDAAIAARSTSTPSADEEDRRNSHMLFTLHIYQYRMEKSGKGGMSGGRSRLHLIDLGSCEKVLSKSREGGGGQCLSLNALGNVIMALTNGAKHVPYRDSKLTMLLRESLGNINCRTTMIAHISDSPANYADSLTTIQLASRIHRMRKKKSKYASSSSGGESSCEEGRIRRPPHLRPFHPRTVALDPELPSLLSDPDYSSSSEQSCDTVIYVGPGGTAISDRELSDNEGPPAFVPIIPSLNKRRSAKDGPLDRDQFFKCNTFAELQERLECIDGSEEPTAFVGEGKRSQPSPKTDKSKESQGAVSPKTVANISYNPEDLSPKQSPKHVATQPSCSPTSKSKLETIKRQFIPAERVVPESVQNVCRTSADGEKALVSESQISTNKLSTAAEPNSEPVVREKVFFNKKALPRPAPPPSEQRENADNEERSSTRLPPVGMSHQAVKRRDPCTSPLLRAPVEVCQVRSTLRERCLDRDILRATVTLQQPVELNGEDELVFTVVEELSIGSIVDQGRPTSIISFNSDCSLQALASGSRPVSIISSINDEFDAYTSAMGGSEVNIAVATPLQEGAMDSRGSSISSWLSEVSVCTLESEGAHSTDVFLPQAKHMGPEATFYFDSLDMFHCVSSPRDAKNSLNDSGFSFSELDSDSAASSKLSLSKCPPSPESAKGTLRFTSKITKTHSLSSSQLPQAHSIVHSSLPRKIKPTSSISHSSSSSSSSREPQRLEAKQEDPWQRNDNHSEPQFSDSSSTSRFPRNLPSGIPSSKTSNNSNSVPRPPKVQGSTSSQRVVDGCEKSASKNPPSKMPQLRRGATTLGTVPVIHSSTDYKGTHDIVASAISLKFSSLGKNNKANSQRASNLPKPGCISPPPPPVRKSSLDHKTKSLLPQSALKSPYGDAGRASGARSAVSEDELDVRHRADSTSFKTSSLNTAKVTSSLKVRGPRGEAGHHYGSQMSLERCESLSLSGSRTALSRENSGASLGSNKSNKSIPRFGVPNSSSAPIATCPSSPSGGNTTKSGQVKASVNPRTLGAVSGSKARSLSANHSKGLSSSNKSLSAPVTRNTNANLPPSGRTSAPRTTAAVSSKPGRGTIMGTKQAMRAANSRVSELATGNILGKHMKASGDSDSGNDSGVNVSEDKSTIAMLPSPYSKITAPRRPQRYSSGHGSDNSSVLSGELPPAMGRTALFYHSGGSSGYESMIRDSEATGSASSAHDSMSESGMSSSGRTRGSKYPKKRANGFQRRRLIPAPLPDTSTLGKKVGTAGQWVDLPPMSGPLKEPFEIKVYEIDDVERLQRRRQEETAEQPFQDVDKGLLYFNSKLKILERRQQQVKDLRVKHEVLLEELEDTKTRLMMDPCKWIGEFEVDQSLDKESPEYLEALAQATEELEFCVNLCKSRVMMVTCFDISMSSTSLSGTQEGLREVEV comes from the exons GGCAGCTCAGAAGCTGAATCTGTCCTCCAAGCGCAAGAAGCACCAGCCCTCGCTGCTCCACCCACAGGAGCCCTCCATCTACCCCACCAACTTCAGTGGAATCCTGCAGGTCTCGCCGCCCCCCGCCCCGCCATGCCTGCTCCGAGCCGTGTCCAAAGTAAAAGAGAACCCAGGGATGGGAAAG gTGAAAGTGATGATGCGTATCTGTCCGTCTCTGGAGGCGGCAGACTCCTCAGAGTCTCAGTCTTTTTTGAAAGTGGACAGTAGGAAGAAGCAGCTGACCCTCTACGATCCCGCGTCCAGCCCGCCACACTCCAGTTCAGGACACAGGCGATCTGCCACCGTGGCCGTCCCAAAGATATTCGCCTTCGATGCTGTTTTCACCCAGGATGCCTCACAA gcTGAGGTGTGCTCAGGGACCGTCGCCGAGGTCATCCAGTCGGTGGTGAACGGCGCAGACGGCTGCATCTTCTGCTTTGGCCAAGTCAAGCTCG GAAAGACATACACCATGATCGGCAAAGACAGCTCCACTCAGAACCTCGGCATCGTGCCCTGTGCCATTTCCTGGCTCTTCAAGCTCATCAACGAGCGCAAGGAGAAGACGGGCACGCGCTTCTCCATCCGAGTGTCCGCTGTGGAAATCTTCGGGAAAGATGAGGAGCTGAAGGACCTGCTGTCAGAGGTGTCAAGCGGCAGCCTGCAGGAGGGCCAGTCCCTGGGTATCCACCTGAGAGAGGATCCCATCTGTGGCACTCAG CTCCAGAATCAGAGCGAGCTCCGCGCCCCAACAGCTGAGAAGGCCGCCTTCTACCTGGATGCAGCCATCGCCGCGCGCAGCACCAGTACACCAAGTGCAGATGAGGAGGACCGACGCAACTCTCACATGCTTTTCACTCTGCACATTTACCAGTACCGCATGGAGAAGAGCGGCAAGGGAGGAA TGTCGGGTGGACGGAGCAGGCTGCACCTCATCGACCTGGGAAGTTGTGAAAAGGTCCTGAGtaagagcagagagggaggaggaggccagTGTCTCTCTCTAAACGCTCTGGGAAATGTCATCATGGCTTTAACAAATGGAGCAAAGCATGTCCCCTACAG GGACAGCAAACTGACAATGTTGTTAAGGGAGTCCCTTGGCAACATCAACTGCAGAACGACCATGATCGCCCACATCTCCGACTCCCCTGCCAACTACGCCGACTCACTCACCACCATCCAGCTGGCATCACGGATCCACCgcatgaggaagaaaaaatcCAAG TATGCATCCAGTTCATCTGGAGGGGAGAGCTCTTGTGAGGAAGGGAGGATCCGCCGGCCGCCTCACCTCAGGCCCTTCCACCCTCGGACAGTAGCCCTGGACCCAGAGCTGCCCTCTCTGCTGAGTGACCCGGACTACTCCTCCAGTAGTGAACAGTCCTGTGATACTGTCATTTACGTGGGGCCGGGGGGAACTGCAATCTCAGACCGAGAGCTCAGTGACAATGAAGGCCCCCCTGCCTTTGTTCCAATCATCCCCTCACTGAATAAGAGGAGGTCTGCAAAAGATGGCCCTCTGGACAGAGACCAGTTCTTCAAATGCAACACATttgctgagctgcaggagaggcTAGAGTGTATAGACGGCAGTGAAGAACCCACTGCATTTGTTGGAGAGGGCAAGCGAAGCCAGCCCAGCCCCAAGACTGACAAATCTAAGGAGAGCCAAGGCGCTGTTTCACCAAAGACTGTAGCAAATATTTCTTACAACCCAGAGGACCTCTCACCCAAACAATCTCCTAAACATGTCGCCACACAACCATCCTGCAGTCCCACTAGTAAATCTAAACTTGAAACTATCAAGAGGCAATTCATACCTGCAGAAAGGGTAGTGCCAGAGAGTGTCCAAAATGTATGCAGGACCAGCGCTGATGGTGAGAAGGCCTTGGTTTCTGAAAGCCAGATCAGCACAAACAAACTATCAACGGCTGCAGAGCCAAACTCCGAGCCTGTGGTACGGGAGAAGGTCTTCTTCAACAAGAAAGCCCTGCCAAGGCCTGCTCCACCTCcgtcagagcagagagaaaatgcagATAATGAAGAAAGATCCAGCACCAGATTGCCGCCTGTGGGAATGAGCCACCAAGCCGTGAAAAGGAGGGATCCTTGCACTTCTCCTTTGCTCAGAGCTCCAGTGGAGGTGTGTCAGGTGCGCTCTACCTTGAGGGAGAGGTGTCTGGATCGGGACATCCTCAGAGCCACTGTCACCTTGCAGCAGCCTGTAGAACTAAATGGAGAGGATGAGCTTGTGTTCACTGTGGTAGAGGAGCTGTCTATAGGTAGTATTGTAGATCAGGGGCGGCCAACAAGCATTATCAGCTTCAACAGTGACTGCTCCCTTCAAGCCCTGGCTTCAGGCTCTCGACCTGTCAGCATCATTAGCAGCATCAACGATGAATTTGATGCCTACACATCAGCGATGGGAGGATCAGAGGTGAACATCGCTGTGGCCACACCCCTCCAGGAAGGAGCCATGGATAGCAGGGGTTCATCTATTAGCTCTTGGTTGAGTGAGGTTAGTGTTTGCACCCTAGAGAGCGAAGGAGCTCATTCTACGGATGTCTTCCTTCCTCAAGCCAAACACATGGGACCAGAGGCCACCTTTTACTTTGATTCCCTGGATATGTTCCATTGTGTATCCTCTCCTAGAGATGCCAAGAACTCCTTAAATGACAGTGGGTTTAGTTTTTCTGAATTAGACAGTGATAGTGCTGCCTCAAGCAAACTATCTTTGAGTAAGTGCCCCCCATCTCCTGAATCAGCCAAAGGCACCCtcagattcacatctaaaataacaaaaactcactcactcagttcGTCGCAACTTCCACAGGCCCACTCCATAGTCCACTCTAGTCTACCCAGGAAGATTAAACCTACCTCATCCATCTCTCatagtagtagcagtagcagcagcagtagagaGCCACAGAGGTTAGAGGCTAAGCAGGAGGATCCATGGCAACGTAACGACAACCACTCCGAACCTCAGTTTTCTGActccagcagcaccagcagatTTCCCAGAAACCTTCCTAGTGGTATACCTTCAAGCAAAACAtccaacaacagcaacagtgtACCTCGCCCACCAAAGGTGCAGGGGTCTACCTCATCCCAGAGGGTAGTTGACGGCTGTGAGAAGTCAGCCAGCAAAAACCCACCCAGCAAAATGCCTCAACTAAGACGAGGTGCCACCACCTTGGGGACAGTGCCCGTCATCCATTCCTCCACAGACTACAAGGGAACTCATGACATCGTTGCATCTGCCATAAGCCTTAAATTCTCCTCTCTGGGGAAAAACAACAAGGCCAATTCACAGAGAGCGAGTAATCTCCCAAAACCAGGTTGCATCtcgcctcctccccctccagtgAGAAAGTCCAGTCTTGATCATAAAACTAAGAGCCTGCTACCCCAAAGTGCCTTAAAGTCACCATATGGGGATGCAGGAAGGGCCTCTGGAGCAAGGTCAGCTGTATCAGAGGACGAGCTTGACGTACGGCACAGAGCAGACTCCACCAGTTTCAAAACCTCCAGCCTCAACACAGCCAAAGTCACCTCCAGTCTGAAGGTCAGAGGGCCAAGGGGAGAGGCTGGGCACCATTATGGCAGTCAAATGTCACTGGAGAGGTGTGAAAGCCTGTCTTTATCTGGTTCAAGAACTGCACTTAGTAGGGAGAATAGTGGGGCAAGTTTAGGGAGCAACAAATCCAACAAGTCCATTCCAAGATTTGGTGTTCCTAATTCATCCAGCGCTCCTATAGCTACATGCCCCTCATCCCCAAGTGGAGGGAATACGACCAAATCTGGTCAGGTAAAAGCGTCTGTAAATCCCAGAACATTAGGGGCAGTCAGTGGCAGCAAGGCACGCTCGCTGTCGGCCAACCACTCAAAGGGCCTGAGCTCCTCCAACAAGTCTTTGTCCGCTCCCGTGACCAGAAATACCAACGCCAACCTCCCTCCATCAGGACGGACATCAGCTCCTCGGACCACTGCTGCTGTTAGCAGTAAGCCTGGCAGAGGAACTATCATGGGCACAAAGCAGGCCATGAGGGCCGCTAACAGCCGTGTGAGCGAACTGGCAACAGGCAACATATTAGGGAAGCACATGAAAGCTTCAGGAGATTCAGACAGTGGGAATGACAGTGGGGTGAACGTGAGTGAAGACAAATCTACCATCGCCATGCTGCCCTCCCCATACAGCAAGATTACAGCTCCCAGACGACCTCAGCGCTACAGCAGCGGCCACGGCAGTGACAACAGCAGCGTGCTGAGCGGGGAGCTGCCTCCAGCCATGGGCCGCACGGCCCTGTTCTACCACAGTGGCGGCAGCAGCGGATACGAGAGCATGATCCGAGACAGCGAAGCCACTGGCAGCGCTTCCTCTGCCCACGACTCCATGAGCGAGAGTGGCATGTCATCATCAGGCAGAACAAGGGGCTCAAAGTATCCCAAGAAGAGAGCAAATG GTTTCCAGAGGAGGCGGCTGATCCCGGCCCCCCTGCCAGACACCTCCACCCTGGGGAAGAAGGTGGGCACAGCGGGCCAGTGGGTGGACTTGCCTCCTATGTCTGGACCGCTGAAGGAGCCCTTTGAAATCAAGGTGTATGAGATCGATGATGTGGAACGGCTTCAGAGGCGGCGTCAGGAGGAAACTGCAGAG CAACCATTCCAGGATGTTGACAAG GGCCTGCTGTATTTCAACAGTAAGCTGAAAATACTGGAGAGAAGGCAACAGCAAGTGAAGGACCTGAGAGTAAAGCATGAGGTGTTGTTGGAGGAACTGGAAGACACAAAGACCCGTTTGATGATGGATCCCTGCAAGTGGATAGGAGAGT TTGAGGTGGACCAGAGTTTGGATAAAGAGTCTCCAGAGTATCTGGAGGCCCTGGCACAGGCAACGGAGGAGCTGGAGTTCTGCGTCAACCTATGCAAGTCCCGCGTCATGATGGTGACCTGCTTCGACATCAGCATGTCGTCGACGTCGTTGTCTGGCACGCAGGAGGGACTGCGTGAAGTTGAAGtttga